The Victivallis sp. Marseille-Q1083 DNA window CGATAGGCTTCCGGATTCTCATCAAAATCCTCCAGCGCCAATTCGATCTTCAACTGTCCCTCCGCCGCCTCACCGACCTTCAAATCGAGCTGGCCGGCCAGCAAATCAGCTATCCTGACCATCTCGTCCGTCGCCTCCGCCGCCAAGCTGACAACCGGCAGCTTCGCTTTCTGCCAAACGACATTTCCCGCTCCAGCGTGCGCTTCCGCCACCTGCGGAATCACCCGTACCGTCTCCGAAACTTCGGCTTCAACGGAAAACATCCCCAAGGCAGCAACAACACATATTGTTGATTTCCAACGCCAATTCATCCGGTTTACCTCCATGATTAAAGGTGTTTAGTAAATCGATTAACCAATTCATGGGCTAAATATATTGAAGGATCTGGAAAAATGCAAGGCTCTTCCCGATAAATGATGGGAAAAAGATTGAAAAATTTTTGGGGCGGCGTTGAAACCGCCCCCGACGGCACACCGTCAATCAATCGCCGGTGCGTTTCGGCCGGGCAATTTTCAGCAGCACGCCGCCGGCCAGGGCGGTGAAAGGCGCCACCAGAATCAGCCCGAGACTGCCGATCAATGTCTTGACCACTTCGGAAGCGACATACGGATAATTCAGAAAATCCGTCAGTCCGACGCCCTGAGCGGCAAAGGCCATGATCAACGTCAGATAGCCGCCGGAGTACGCCAGCAGCAACGTCGTCGTCATCGTTCCGACCACCATGCGGCCAATCCGGAAACCGGAACCGATCAAGGCGCGGCGGGAAATATCCGGCTTGTGCTGCACCACTTCGGTCATGCCGGCGGCGACATCCATTCCCAGGTCCATGACCGCCCCGGAAGAGGCCAGAAAGATCGCGCCGATGTAAATATCGGTCAGATTCAGGAATTCGTATCCGGAAAAATAGAGCGGCTGGGCATAAGGCATCACCGCGCCGTTGATTTTGAAGAGATGGGTGAAGCCGATCGCCATCAGGCAACTGGCCAGCACGCCGAGAAACGAGCCGAGAAACGCCGTCACGCCTTTGGCATTCAAGCCGGCGACGATGAAGATGATCGCCGCCGACAGGATGGAAACCGCCAACATGCAGATCAAAATCGGATTGTACCCTTCCAGGCACAGCGGTACGACAATCTGCCAGATGACCTGGCAGGCGAAAATGAAAGAAATCAGCGCCTTGAGGCCGGTAAGCCCGCCGAACAGCAACAGGC harbors:
- a CDS encoding YibE/F family protein; translated protein: MIAFFVLICVALNFLKLGPAVAAPDEGEKVRGRVTKVDDGLVGRHGPLAVGEQMLEVEILDGSWRGQVFQAHNLLRGQPDLDKFFEVGDIALVAIRHGSEAATTVVNAQEHYRIGNALWLFGLFALCLLLFGGLTGLKALISFIFACQVIWQIVVPLCLEGYNPILICMLAVSILSAAIIFIVAGLNAKGVTAFLGSFLGVLASCLMAIGFTHLFKINGAVMPYAQPLYFSGYEFLNLTDIYIGAIFLASSGAVMDLGMDVAAGMTEVVQHKPDISRRALIGSGFRIGRMVVGTMTTTLLLAYSGGYLTLIMAFAAQGVGLTDFLNYPYVASEVVKTLIGSLGLILVAPFTALAGGVLLKIARPKRTGD